One window of the Amblyraja radiata isolate CabotCenter1 chromosome 41, sAmbRad1.1.pri, whole genome shotgun sequence genome contains the following:
- the blvrb gene encoding flavin reductase (NADPH): protein MGSKVVIFGSTGMTGLATLRLALAAGHDVTVLVRDPARLPAEHKGVNVVVGDVLIKDDVQKAVKGQDGVIVILGTRNDLSPTTMMSEGTRNIIEAMKAHSVRKIVGCMSTFLLWDEAKVPPRLLDVTKDHQRMYEVLKNSGLDYVAVFPPHIDDALPLTGNYAVAVGERGGRVISKHDLGHFFLKCLTTSEYDGKFVCVSGTYQS, encoded by the exons ATGGGCAGCAAGGTTGTGATATTCGGCTCCACCGGCATGACGGGGCTGGCCACCCTCCGCCTGGCCCTGGCCGCAG GCCATGATGTGACTGTCCTGGTCCGTGACCCGGCCAGACTGCCCGCAGAGCACAAGGGGGTCAACGTCGTTGTGGGTGACGTCCTGATCAAGGACGATGTCCAAAAGGCCGTCAAAGGTCAAGACGGGGTCATCGTCATTCTGGGAACCAGGAACGATCTGA GCCCCACGACCATGATGTCGGAGGGAACCAGGAATATTATTGAGGCAATGAAGGCCCACAGTGTGAGAAAGATAGTGGGCTGCATGTCAA CATTCCTGTTGTGGGATGAAGCCAAGGTCCCCCCGCGTCTCCTGGATGTGACCAAAGACCACCAGAGGATGTATGAAGTGCTGAAGAACTCTGGCCTTGACTACGTTGCTGTGTTCCCACCTCACATTGATG ATGCGTTGCCGCTGACGGGGAACTACGCCGTGGCAGTCGGTGAAAGGGGAGGCCGAGTCATCTCCAAACACGACCTGGGCCACTTCTTCCTCAAGTGCCTGACTACCTCAGAGTACGACGGGAAATTTGTCTGCGTTTCCGGCACCTACCAGTCCTAG
- the LOC116967727 gene encoding thioredoxin domain-containing protein 2-like, which yields MSMRAEVTKGVAAEAGPAHDVTRGPGWAGGQHQRGGSDPDGAEHMAGAGSTLGKPKKGQGKSAEKIATQKGPAGTAGTASSTVAAAASRSPDAGTSRGKVGKAPPPPPKAESLPATKSDEAAKAPKAAEKTAPEPVAKAGEGVPLRKISSKTQLDKFIKDAGEKLVVIFFSGTWCETCQSLKPYMREMAQVNTNVVFFCEVNVDDSEDTAEACDIVHIPTFQFYKQGKKIAEVQDDNKASVEDKVKELK from the coding sequence ATGTCCATGCGCGCTGAGGTCACAAAGGGCGTGGCGGCGGAAGCGGGGCCTGCGCACGACGTCACAAGGGGGCCAGGCTGGGCCGGGGGCCAGCACCAGCGGGGCGGAAGTGATCCGGACGGAGCCGAGCACATGGCGGGGGCGGGCAGCACGCTGGGCAAGCCCAAGAAGGGGCAGGGCAAGAGTGCGGAGAAGATCGCCACACAGAAGGGGCCGGCGGGCACGGCGGGAACGGCGTCGTCGACAGTGGCGGCAGCCGCGTCCCGCTCTCCCGACGCGGGCACTTCCCGCGGCAAAGTGGGCAAAGCTCCTCCTCCACCGCCCAAGGCCGAGTCGCTGCCGGCCACCAAGAGCGACGAGGCGGCCAAGGCCCCGAAGGCGGCGGAGAAGACGGCGCCAGAGCCGGTGGCCAAGGCAGGGGAGGGGGTGCCGCTGAGGAAGATCAGCAGCAAGACTCAGCTGGACAAGTTCATCAAGGACGCGGGCGAGAAGCTGGTGGTCATCTTCTTCTCGGGCACCTGGTGTGAGACGTGTCAGAGCCTCAAGCCATACATGAGGGAGATGGCCCAGGTGAACACCAACGTCGTCTTCTTCTGCGAGGTGAACGTGGACGATTCGGAGGACACGGCAGAGGCTTGCGACATCGTGCACATCCCCACCTTCCAGTTCTACAAACAGGGGAAGAAAATAGCCGAGGTGCAGGATGACAACAAGGCATCGGTAGAGGACAAAGTCAAGGAATTGAAGTAG
- the LOC116967728 gene encoding thioredoxin-like, with protein MVLRPIRTRRQFATLLEEEEESLVVVFFGAKWCNNCASIKPYFKMKSDQNRDVIFAEVDVDDSEDLARAVGITCMPTFHLYRCQEKAGEFSGTKREKLDRLIAQLK; from the coding sequence ATGGTGTTGAGACCCATCAGGACCAGGCGGCAGTTCGCCACCCTGCTGGAGGAAGAAGAGGAGTCCCTGGTGGTGGTCTTCTTCGGGGCCAAATGGTGTAACAACTGCGCTAGCATCAAACCCTACTTCAAGATGAAATCCGACCAGAACCGCGACGTCATCTTCGCCGAGGTGGACGTGGATGATTCGGAGGATTTGGCCAGGGCTGTGGGCATCACCTGCATGCCCACCTTCCACTTATATAGATGCCAGGAGAAGGCTGGAGAGTTCTCTGGGACCAAGAGGGAGAAGTTGGACCGCCTGATAGCGCAGTTGAAATAA